In a genomic window of Seriola aureovittata isolate HTS-2021-v1 ecotype China chromosome 11, ASM2101889v1, whole genome shotgun sequence:
- the jagn1a gene encoding protein jagunal homolog 1-A produces MTSRVGPRAEGTNGTHFKHREKVAPHYQMSASLKSEVRKLNLVHLLIWLLVAAQVTVSHLNLVSHDTVSMPYQWEYPYLLSLLPLLCSSLSLPKNNISYLVISMISAGLFTVAPLIYGGMEMFPVAQQLYRHGKAYRFIFGFSAVTVMYLIMVVAVQVHAWQLYYMKKLLDSWFSATEEKKKK; encoded by the exons ATGACATCACGTGTAGGTCCTAGAGCTGAGGGTACCAATGGTACTCActttaaacacagagaaaaggtgGCGCCACACTACCAAATGAG TGCTTCTCTGAAGTCAGAGGTGCGGAAGTTAAACTTGGTCCACCTTCTGATCTGGCTGCTGGTTGCTGCACAGGTGACTGTCAGCCACCTCAACCTAGTGTCACATGACACAGTGTCCATGCCATACCAGTGGGAGTACCCCTACTTGCTCagtctccttcctctgctctgcagcagtCTGTCACTTCCAAAGAACAATATCAGTTACCTGGTCATATCCATGATCAGCGCAGGGCTGTTCACTGTTGCACCTCTTATTTATGGTGGAATGGAGATGTTTCCTGTAGCACAGCAGCTCTACCGCCATGGAAAGGCCTACCGCTTCATTTTTGGCTTTTCTGCAGTGACAGTTATGTACCTCATCATGGTGGTTGCTGTTCAAGTGCACGCCTGGCAGTTATATTACATGAAAAAACTGTTAGACTCATGGTTCAGTgccacagaggagaagaagaagaaataa